The Cellulomonas sp. S1-8 genome has a window encoding:
- a CDS encoding S8/S53 family peptidase, which translates to MATQRPKADDGKPAGPGWFRRHVPSRPPFAVLEPADDDVDGHGVAPTGYVPGHLLVSTLGPTQEAIGALQEIAAELGWTVERDPAYRRVVLDEPDEDTAARRRRLPWATGRPGLVRLLLRATPGAAAPDAWRLLQALRAQLPADDDRLRGVGLDHVLTIGAGIGANPFHSTNPFHSTNPFHSTNPFHSTNPFHSTNPYAAAGGAASTYAAAGSGGLQPVAFVGAPPARHEKVEGRRPVVGLLDTGCGDHTWLGHVNTIAVPGPTIGHTSAHDDPERHPDQHGPLDGALDGVAGHGTFIAGLVHQAAPDADVLAWRVVGSEGAVVESELVDALTAIANLVLHHAGGLPDGLPVDVLNLSMGYYHETPYDALFDPTLYEILASMGRCGTVVVCSAGNDATDRPMFPAAFAPWDPARTAPGDVDPLPQRDPDAVPLVAVGALNPDGTDALFTNDGPWVQTHERGAAVLSTMPAFTGGAQPLARTVHGGRTRRTIDPDDFTGGFALWSGTSFAAPVVAGRVADRLLGQIPAGDGSSREAARKRALAALRQEPPLGG; encoded by the coding sequence ATGGCCACGCAGCGACCGAAGGCCGACGACGGCAAGCCTGCGGGGCCCGGGTGGTTCCGCCGCCACGTCCCGAGTCGACCGCCCTTCGCGGTGCTCGAGCCAGCGGACGACGACGTCGACGGTCACGGCGTCGCGCCCACCGGGTACGTCCCGGGGCACCTGCTGGTCTCGACGCTCGGCCCCACGCAGGAGGCCATCGGCGCGCTGCAGGAGATCGCCGCGGAGCTGGGGTGGACGGTCGAGCGCGATCCCGCCTACCGCCGGGTCGTGCTCGACGAGCCGGACGAGGACACCGCGGCGCGTCGGCGGCGCCTGCCGTGGGCCACCGGGCGGCCCGGGCTCGTGCGGCTGCTCCTGCGCGCCACGCCCGGTGCGGCGGCGCCCGACGCGTGGCGGCTGCTCCAGGCGCTGCGGGCGCAGCTGCCCGCCGACGACGACCGTCTGCGCGGGGTCGGGCTCGACCACGTCCTGACGATCGGCGCGGGCATCGGCGCGAACCCGTTCCACTCCACGAACCCGTTCCACTCGACCAACCCGTTCCACTCCACGAACCCGTTCCACTCGACCAACCCGTTCCACTCGACCAACCCCTACGCGGCGGCCGGGGGTGCGGCCTCGACGTACGCCGCGGCGGGCAGCGGGGGGCTCCAGCCGGTCGCGTTCGTCGGGGCCCCGCCGGCGCGGCACGAGAAGGTCGAGGGTCGTCGGCCCGTCGTCGGGCTGCTCGACACCGGGTGCGGGGACCACACGTGGCTCGGGCACGTCAACACGATCGCCGTCCCCGGCCCGACGATCGGGCACACCTCCGCGCACGACGACCCGGAGCGCCACCCCGACCAGCACGGCCCGCTCGACGGCGCGCTCGACGGGGTCGCCGGGCACGGGACGTTCATCGCCGGGCTGGTCCACCAGGCCGCCCCCGACGCCGACGTGCTGGCGTGGCGGGTCGTCGGGTCGGAGGGCGCCGTCGTGGAGTCCGAGCTGGTCGACGCGCTGACCGCCATCGCGAACCTCGTCCTGCACCACGCGGGCGGGCTCCCGGACGGCCTGCCGGTCGACGTGCTCAACCTGTCGATGGGCTACTACCACGAGACCCCGTACGACGCGCTGTTCGACCCGACGCTGTACGAGATCCTCGCGTCCATGGGGCGCTGCGGGACGGTGGTCGTCTGCTCGGCCGGCAACGACGCGACCGACCGCCCCATGTTCCCCGCGGCGTTCGCGCCGTGGGACCCGGCCCGGACGGCACCGGGCGACGTCGACCCGCTGCCGCAGCGCGACCCCGACGCGGTACCCCTCGTCGCCGTCGGCGCCCTCAACCCCGACGGGACGGACGCGTTGTTCACCAACGACGGCCCCTGGGTGCAGACCCACGAGCGCGGGGCCGCCGTCCTGAGCACCATGCCCGCCTTCACCGGCGGGGCGCAGCCGCTCGCCCGGACGGTCCACGGTGGTCGGACGCGCCGGACCATCGACCCCGACGACTTCACCGGCGGGTTCGCCCTGTGGAGCGGCACCTCCTTCGCGGCGCCCGTGGTCGCGGGACGGGTCGCGGACCGGCTGCTGGGGCAGATCCCCGCGGGCGACGGGTCGTCGCGGGAGGCGGCGCGCAAGCGCGCGCTCGCGGCCCTGCGGCAGGAGCCGCCGCTCGGGGGGTGA
- a CDS encoding CHAT domain-containing protein encodes MPSARELYDRGVEHGNAGRHARAERSLLEAARRTDDPDLAARIEGTRAYLLAETGDPEQALARCRAALAVTGLRPHTRAVLVSQMGLIELRRGHVEAALEHLTASTGALADDPARLGRVLLNRGLVHLDQGDVTRAEDDLTRAAEQFARSAEAVEQAKAQHNQGYAALVRGDLVGALRLMEQARAVLVALSPVALAVCDTDRAAVLRAAGESAEAAALLTDVLEVFRRRRLRQAQAEAELALADALLAVDPAAAAASARRAAHRFRARGNELGALRADACAVSGEVLALPTGPPAGSRPAGRRVAVLAERADGTARALTARGLTVEAAAVRLQAARLALRTGRPDVAGEQVRGVRVPASASISVRLLSEEVRAELAEARGRPSRVLAHASAGLDELEQWQRAFGSIDLQSSAALRGRTLVLHGLRAAVAGGDPRRVFEWSERARSLASRVLPLRPPAEPETAAQLTELRRLRLLGGASGDTRREAELRDAVRRRTWAREGAAGGASGALVPLDAVRAELAATGADLLAHVWSGDRLAALVVSDDARVVDLGEWAPVRTLLDGLLPDLDMAGADLPPAMASVVRASLDERLARLDALLVAPVRHLLRHDRLVLTPTGVLSRVPWEMLGSLAPVALTRPTSAGRWLEQRAAGAPGLGGLDGAVRAGFAAGPGVARAADEVRAGAARWSTPRVLLDGEATASAVGDLARSVDVLHVVAHGRHSAENPLFSAFELVDGPWFGYDIDALDRVPAVVVLSACELGRSASGWGREALGMAQAWLHAGARCVVAAGASVNDDAACDLLGAVHRELATGSPPSQALRDASTSLRVRTPFAVHGAGW; translated from the coding sequence ATGCCGTCCGCGCGCGAGCTCTACGACCGTGGTGTCGAGCACGGCAACGCCGGCCGGCACGCGCGCGCCGAGCGGAGCCTGCTCGAGGCCGCCCGGCGCACCGACGACCCGGACCTCGCGGCCCGGATCGAGGGCACCCGCGCGTACCTGCTCGCCGAGACCGGGGACCCGGAGCAGGCGCTCGCGCGGTGCCGGGCGGCGCTCGCGGTCACCGGGCTGCGCCCGCACACCCGCGCCGTCCTCGTCAGCCAGATGGGGCTCATCGAGCTGCGCCGCGGCCACGTCGAGGCCGCGCTCGAGCACCTGACCGCCTCGACCGGCGCGCTCGCGGACGACCCCGCACGCCTGGGCCGCGTGCTCCTCAACCGGGGGCTCGTGCACCTGGACCAGGGCGACGTCACGCGCGCCGAGGACGACCTGACGCGCGCCGCCGAGCAGTTCGCCCGCAGCGCCGAGGCCGTCGAGCAGGCCAAGGCACAGCACAACCAGGGGTACGCGGCGCTCGTCCGCGGGGACCTCGTCGGGGCGCTGCGGCTCATGGAGCAGGCGCGTGCGGTCCTCGTGGCGCTGTCCCCCGTCGCGCTCGCGGTCTGCGACACCGACCGCGCCGCGGTGCTGCGCGCCGCAGGTGAGAGTGCCGAGGCCGCGGCGCTGCTGACCGACGTGCTCGAGGTCTTCCGCCGGCGCCGGCTGCGGCAGGCGCAGGCCGAGGCCGAGCTCGCGCTCGCCGACGCGCTGCTCGCGGTGGACCCGGCGGCCGCGGCGGCCTCCGCGCGCCGGGCCGCGCACCGGTTCCGCGCGCGCGGCAACGAGCTCGGTGCGCTGCGCGCCGACGCCTGTGCGGTCAGCGGCGAGGTGCTCGCGCTGCCGACCGGGCCGCCGGCCGGGTCACGTCCGGCGGGGCGACGGGTCGCGGTGCTCGCCGAGCGGGCGGACGGGACCGCGCGCGCGCTGACGGCGCGCGGTCTGACCGTCGAGGCCGCCGCCGTCCGGCTGCAGGCCGCACGCCTCGCCCTGCGGACGGGCCGTCCGGACGTCGCCGGCGAGCAGGTCCGGGGTGTGCGCGTCCCGGCCTCGGCCTCGATCTCCGTGCGACTGCTCTCCGAGGAGGTGCGGGCCGAGCTCGCCGAGGCCCGCGGACGCCCGTCCCGCGTGCTGGCCCACGCGTCCGCGGGCCTCGACGAGCTGGAGCAGTGGCAGCGTGCGTTCGGCAGCATCGACCTGCAGTCCAGCGCGGCGCTGCGCGGGCGCACCCTCGTGCTCCACGGCCTGCGCGCCGCGGTCGCCGGTGGGGATCCGCGGCGGGTGTTCGAGTGGTCCGAGCGGGCGCGGAGCCTCGCGAGCCGGGTGCTGCCGCTGCGACCGCCCGCCGAGCCCGAGACCGCCGCGCAGCTCACCGAGCTCCGACGGCTGCGGCTGCTCGGCGGTGCGTCGGGCGACACCCGGCGGGAGGCCGAGCTGCGGGACGCCGTCCGGCGCCGGACGTGGGCGCGCGAGGGTGCGGCAGGTGGGGCGTCGGGTGCGCTGGTCCCGCTCGACGCCGTCCGCGCCGAGCTCGCCGCGACCGGCGCTGACCTCCTCGCGCACGTGTGGTCCGGTGACCGGCTGGCGGCGCTCGTCGTGTCGGACGACGCCCGTGTGGTCGACCTGGGCGAGTGGGCCCCCGTGCGGACGCTGCTCGACGGGCTCCTGCCGGACCTCGACATGGCGGGGGCCGACCTGCCCCCGGCGATGGCGTCCGTCGTCCGCGCCTCGCTCGACGAGCGGCTGGCACGCCTGGACGCGCTCCTCGTCGCGCCCGTGCGGCACCTGCTGCGGCACGACCGCCTGGTCCTGACGCCGACCGGGGTGCTGTCCCGGGTGCCCTGGGAGATGCTCGGCTCCCTCGCCCCGGTCGCGCTGACCCGGCCCACGTCGGCCGGACGCTGGCTGGAGCAGCGGGCCGCCGGCGCGCCGGGCCTCGGTGGGCTGGACGGAGCCGTCCGGGCGGGGTTCGCGGCGGGGCCGGGCGTCGCCCGGGCCGCGGACGAGGTGCGCGCGGGCGCCGCACGCTGGTCGACCCCGCGGGTGCTGCTCGACGGGGAGGCGACCGCGTCCGCCGTAGGCGACCTCGCGCGGTCCGTCGACGTGCTGCACGTCGTCGCCCACGGCCGCCACTCGGCGGAGAACCCGCTGTTCTCCGCGTTCGAGCTGGTCGACGGCCCGTGGTTCGGCTACGACATCGACGCGCTCGACCGCGTCCCGGCGGTCGTGGTGCTGTCGGCGTGCGAGCTGGGACGCTCGGCGAGCGGGTGGGGGCGCGAGGCGCTCGGCATGGCGCAGGCCTGGCTCCACGCGGGAGCGCGCTGCGTGGTCGCGGCCGGTGCGAGCGTCAACGACGACGCCGCGTGCGACCTGCTGGGCGCGGTCCACCGCGAGCTGGCGACGGGCAGCCCGCCGTCCCAGGCGCTGCGCGACGCCTCGACGTCGCTGCGCGTCCGCACCCCGTTCGCGGTCCACGGGGCGGGGTGGTGA
- a CDS encoding SRPBCC domain-containing protein: MSTALNVPYRLEFTVEVPGTPDQVWEAVATAQGMSAWFLPTRMEEREGGSLHFSMGPEMGSDGQVTGWDPPRRIAYQEDWAALMGKDPDTLSPLTSEFLVEAQSGGTCVVRVTTSGFGTGAEWEQEWWDDMGSSWLPFFDNLRLYLAHFPGQEATQLEVTASHPGDASALWSALRDALGLGDVGSTVDVRGATGTVERVGERQTLVRLTAPVPGMLSLFTYGYGEGEATAGVRAYLFSADAADYVRREEPAWQAWLQGLSVSA; this comes from the coding sequence ATGAGCACCGCCCTGAACGTGCCGTACCGCCTGGAGTTCACCGTCGAGGTCCCGGGTACCCCGGACCAGGTCTGGGAGGCCGTCGCCACCGCCCAGGGCATGAGCGCCTGGTTCCTGCCGACCCGGATGGAGGAGCGCGAGGGCGGCTCCCTGCACTTCTCCATGGGACCGGAGATGGGATCGGACGGCCAGGTCACCGGCTGGGACCCGCCGCGCCGCATCGCCTACCAGGAGGACTGGGCCGCCCTCATGGGCAAGGACCCGGACACGCTCAGCCCGCTGACGTCCGAGTTCCTGGTCGAGGCGCAGTCCGGCGGCACCTGCGTCGTGCGCGTCACCACCAGCGGGTTCGGGACCGGCGCGGAGTGGGAGCAGGAGTGGTGGGACGACATGGGCTCCTCCTGGCTGCCGTTCTTCGACAACCTGCGCCTGTACCTGGCCCACTTCCCCGGTCAGGAGGCCACGCAGCTGGAGGTCACCGCGTCCCACCCCGGCGACGCGTCGGCGCTGTGGTCGGCCCTGCGCGACGCGCTCGGGCTGGGCGACGTGGGTTCGACGGTCGACGTGCGCGGCGCCACCGGCACCGTGGAGCGCGTCGGCGAGCGCCAGACGCTGGTCCGGCTCACCGCACCGGTGCCCGGGATGCTGTCCCTCTTCACGTACGGGTACGGCGAGGGCGAGGCGACCGCGGGCGTCCGCGCCTACCTGTTCTCCGCCGACGCGGCTGACTACGTGCGGCGCGAGGAGCCGGCCTGGCAGGCGTGGCTGCAGGGGCTCTCCGTGTCCGCCTGA
- a CDS encoding RNA polymerase sigma factor, with translation MKMTTMAGDAAGDAPERRAQHGAPSPEPTPAPSTAPSTWDRAAAAFRSWRDGRPGAMDDLVTVMTPVLWHVVRAYGLERGDAEDVVQTTWMTLVRRGESITDPQAVAAWLTTTARREAWRVARRRSPSVLVEDDVLEHFADHVDSAEQEAVTRDSDDLLWRCVRLLSERCRRLLRVVAFDDRPDYARLSKDLGMPVGSIGPTRGRCLTRLRQALLAEGGAP, from the coding sequence ATGAAGATGACCACCATGGCCGGGGATGCCGCAGGTGACGCGCCCGAGCGGCGCGCGCAGCACGGTGCGCCCTCCCCCGAGCCCACCCCCGCGCCCTCGACCGCGCCGTCCACCTGGGACCGCGCCGCCGCCGCCTTCCGCTCCTGGCGCGACGGCAGGCCCGGCGCCATGGACGACCTCGTGACGGTGATGACGCCCGTCCTGTGGCACGTCGTGCGGGCCTACGGCCTCGAGCGCGGCGACGCCGAGGACGTCGTGCAGACCACCTGGATGACGCTGGTGCGGCGCGGGGAGTCGATCACCGACCCGCAGGCGGTCGCCGCCTGGCTGACGACGACGGCGCGCCGCGAGGCGTGGCGCGTCGCCCGCCGCAGGAGCCCGTCGGTCCTGGTCGAGGACGACGTGCTCGAGCACTTCGCCGACCACGTCGACTCCGCCGAGCAGGAGGCCGTCACGCGGGACTCGGACGACCTGCTCTGGCGGTGCGTGCGCCTGCTCTCGGAGCGCTGCCGGCGCCTGCTGCGCGTCGTCGCCTTCGACGACCGTCCCGACTACGCCCGGCTCTCGAAGGACCTGGGGATGCCCGTGGGGAGCATCGGGCCGACACGCGGCCGGTGCCTCACGCGGCTCCGCCAGGCACTGCTGGCCGAAGGAGGTGCCCCGTGA
- a CDS encoding winged helix-turn-helix domain-containing protein, whose translation MQDIEVIESADAAAAALDPVRARLLGELAVPASAAGLAARVGIARQKVNYHLKALEAHGLVELAEERRHGGITERVLQASAASYVVSPAAVSASAADPDANDDHLSAGYLVALAGRLVREVGTLARRAGASGKRLPTLTIDTQIGFRSAADRAAFADDLTAAVLDLTARYHHDDGRPYRLVVAAHPRPQEDS comes from the coding sequence GTGCAGGACATCGAAGTCATCGAGAGCGCGGACGCAGCAGCAGCCGCGCTGGACCCGGTCCGGGCCCGGCTCCTCGGCGAGCTGGCCGTCCCGGCCTCCGCCGCCGGGCTCGCCGCCCGCGTCGGCATCGCGCGCCAGAAGGTCAACTACCACCTCAAGGCGCTCGAGGCGCACGGCCTGGTGGAGCTGGCCGAGGAGCGTCGGCACGGCGGCATCACCGAGCGCGTGCTGCAGGCGTCGGCGGCGTCGTACGTCGTCTCGCCGGCGGCCGTCAGCGCGTCCGCGGCAGACCCGGACGCCAACGACGACCACCTGTCGGCGGGCTACCTGGTCGCGCTGGCCGGGCGCCTCGTACGCGAGGTCGGCACCCTGGCGCGTCGTGCCGGGGCGTCGGGCAAGCGCCTGCCGACGCTCACGATCGACACGCAGATCGGCTTCCGGTCGGCCGCCGACCGGGCGGCCTTCGCCGACGACCTCACCGCCGCGGTGCTCGACCTGACCGCGCGCTACCACCACGACGACGGGCGGCCGTACCGGCTCGTCGTCGCCGCCCACCCCCGTCCGCAGGAGGACTCATGA